A single region of the Acetivibrio cellulolyticus CD2 genome encodes:
- the typA gene encoding translational GTPase TypA, whose product MKEIFVSNSRTNIRNVAIIAHVDHGKTTLVDGLLRQSGIFRENEQVSERVMDSNDLERERGITILSKNTAVTYKDIKINIVDTPGHADFGGEVERVLKMVDGVLLLVDSFEGTMPQTRFVLRKALQLNLQPIVVINKIDRPEARPHEVLDEVLDLFIELGADDHQLEFPVVYASSREGYAVLNLNDTPENLIPLFDTIIENVPAPVGTADEPLQFLVSSIDYDEYVGRIAVGRIERGTIQANQQAVLCKKEGGLQNIKISRLYTFSGLKRIETPSASVGDIIAIAGISNITIGETVCDVNSPDPLPFIDIDEPTLSMTFSVNNSPFAGREGSFVTSRHLRDRLFKELETNLSLKVEETDSADSFEVSGRGELHLSILIETMRRQGYEFQVSKPTVIYKEVDGTKHEPIEYLIIDVPEDFMGVVMEKLGTRKAEMANMHSSQQGYMRLEFKIPARGLIGYRSEFLTDTKGNGIMNHVFHGFEPFRGEISGRQRGSMIAWEDGEAVTYGLYNAQERGSLFITPGTNVYEGMIVGENARSEDIVVNVCKKKHVTNMRASGSDEALRLTPPIVMSLEQALEFIADDELVEITPENIRLRKRILNSEQRAKTRSK is encoded by the coding sequence ATGAAGGAGATTTTTGTGAGTAATTCGAGAACAAATATAAGAAATGTTGCAATTATTGCCCATGTTGACCATGGGAAGACTACCCTTGTAGACGGGCTGCTTAGGCAAAGCGGTATCTTTAGAGAAAATGAGCAGGTATCTGAAAGAGTTATGGATTCTAATGACCTTGAAAGAGAAAGAGGTATAACAATCCTTTCCAAGAATACTGCAGTTACTTATAAAGATATAAAAATTAATATTGTTGATACACCAGGTCATGCGGACTTCGGAGGAGAAGTTGAACGTGTATTGAAAATGGTTGACGGAGTTCTTCTGCTGGTTGATTCCTTTGAAGGAACTATGCCTCAGACAAGATTCGTTTTAAGAAAAGCTCTGCAACTGAATTTACAACCTATTGTTGTTATAAACAAAATTGACAGACCTGAAGCTAGACCTCACGAAGTACTTGATGAGGTATTGGATTTGTTTATTGAGCTTGGAGCAGATGACCATCAGTTGGAATTCCCTGTAGTATATGCCTCCTCAAGAGAAGGTTATGCTGTTTTGAATTTAAATGATACACCTGAGAATCTCATTCCACTATTTGATACAATAATAGAAAACGTTCCTGCACCGGTAGGAACTGCGGACGAGCCTCTACAGTTCCTCGTATCGAGCATTGACTACGATGAATATGTAGGAAGGATAGCAGTAGGAAGAATTGAAAGGGGTACTATTCAAGCAAACCAGCAGGCTGTACTGTGTAAAAAAGAAGGCGGCCTTCAGAATATCAAGATTAGCAGGCTTTATACTTTCAGTGGATTGAAAAGGATAGAAACGCCTTCAGCATCGGTTGGAGACATTATAGCAATAGCGGGAATTAGTAATATAACAATTGGTGAAACAGTTTGTGATGTTAACTCACCTGATCCTCTGCCATTTATTGACATTGATGAGCCTACATTATCTATGACCTTCAGTGTAAACAACAGTCCATTTGCAGGCCGTGAAGGTTCTTTCGTAACTTCAAGGCACTTAAGAGACAGACTGTTCAAGGAACTTGAAACAAACCTCAGCTTAAAAGTTGAAGAAACAGATTCTGCAGACTCCTTTGAGGTGTCGGGCAGGGGCGAACTTCATCTCTCCATACTTATCGAAACAATGAGAAGACAGGGCTATGAATTTCAGGTATCAAAGCCTACTGTTATTTATAAGGAAGTTGATGGTACAAAACACGAACCTATCGAATATCTCATAATAGATGTTCCTGAAGATTTCATGGGCGTCGTTATGGAAAAGCTTGGTACCAGAAAAGCTGAAATGGCAAATATGCACTCATCACAACAGGGTTATATGAGACTTGAATTCAAAATACCTGCAAGAGGATTAATAGGATACAGATCCGAGTTTTTGACGGATACAAAAGGAAATGGTATAATGAATCATGTTTTCCATGGTTTTGAACCTTTCAGAGGTGAAATATCCGGAAGACAGAGAGGCTCAATGATTGCCTGGGAAGATGGAGAAGCTGTTACCTACGGTTTATACAATGCTCAGGAAAGAGGATCACTCTTTATAACACCTGGTACAAATGTGTACGAAGGTATGATTGTTGGAGAAAACGCTCGATCTGAGGATATCGTAGTTAATGTATGTAAGAAGAAGCACGTTACAAATATGAGAGCCTCCGGTTCTGATGAAGCATTAAGACTTACACCTCCAATTGTTATGAGCCTTGAGCAGGCATTGGAGTTTATTGCTGATGATGAACTTGTTGAGATAACTCCAGAAAATATCAGACTTAGAAAGAGAATTCTTAATTCCGAACAGAGAGCAAAAACCCGTAGTAAGTGA
- the mltG gene encoding endolytic transglycosylase MltG, which translates to MILLNAETSSIKKQKKKKNRYDLKSLLVYFLIFTLLFTITCIVSYGLVLKAESGADKDVEVSVDAANGIEITIPRGSSTSDIAEILKENGIIKWPSIFKLQSKINGYDDTYMSGKHIISKDLSYDQLMRVLSSNPVSINVTIREDYYFSQVLKALSDKKLIDKEKFVKSMNTEKFDYKFIDQIPDRENKLEGYLFPDTYFFDPNSTDREIITKFLDNFDTKFKLDYYARAKELKMTVDQVITLASIIEKEATLPEERSIISSVFHNRLKSTDPSLRKIKTDATIQYIIYKKEGKIKENLSEKDTKIDDPYNTYLYEGLPPGPICNPGLASIEAALYPDEESQYYYFVARGDGSHQFSKTLSEHEAATKKYTAKIKANDESEE; encoded by the coding sequence GTGATTTTATTGAACGCAGAAACTAGCAGCATAAAAAAACAGAAGAAAAAGAAAAATAGATATGACTTAAAATCCCTTTTAGTGTATTTTCTGATATTTACGCTTCTTTTTACTATTACTTGTATTGTTTCCTACGGTTTGGTTTTAAAGGCTGAAAGCGGAGCAGATAAAGATGTAGAAGTCAGCGTCGATGCTGCAAATGGCATTGAAATCACAATTCCTCGTGGTTCAAGCACTTCTGACATAGCTGAAATTTTGAAGGAAAACGGAATAATAAAGTGGCCCTCTATATTCAAACTTCAATCTAAAATAAACGGATACGATGACACATATATGTCAGGAAAGCATATCATCAGCAAAGATCTATCCTACGACCAGTTAATGAGAGTGCTTTCAAGCAATCCTGTGAGTATAAATGTTACCATTCGAGAAGACTATTATTTTAGTCAAGTACTAAAGGCATTAAGCGATAAAAAATTGATTGATAAGGAAAAGTTCGTTAAATCAATGAATACTGAGAAATTTGATTATAAGTTCATTGATCAGATACCTGACAGGGAAAACAAGTTAGAAGGCTATTTGTTCCCTGACACTTACTTCTTTGACCCTAACTCAACTGATCGAGAAATAATAACCAAATTTTTAGACAACTTTGACACAAAATTCAAGCTGGATTATTATGCTAGAGCTAAAGAACTCAAAATGACTGTTGATCAGGTAATCACCCTGGCGTCAATAATAGAGAAAGAAGCTACTCTTCCTGAAGAAAGAAGCATTATATCAAGTGTTTTCCACAACAGGCTGAAGAGTACCGACCCGTCACTAAGGAAAATAAAAACTGATGCAACTATTCAGTATATTATCTATAAAAAAGAGGGAAAAATAAAGGAGAACCTCAGCGAAAAAGATACAAAAATTGATGATCCATATAATACCTACCTTTATGAAGGGTTACCTCCAGGTCCAATATGCAACCCAGGACTTGCATCAATTGAAGCAGCACTATACCCTGATGAAGAATCCCAATATTATTACTTTGTTGCAAGAGGTGATGGCAGCCATCAATTTTCTAAAACTTTGAGCGAACACGAAGCTGCTACGAAAAAGTATACTGCAAAGATTAAAGCAAATGATGAAAGTGAAGAATAA
- a CDS encoding O-methyltransferase, with protein MICYDYINDYIRNTIKKNEGILKDMEDFAAENHVPIVHPEVAKLLQVIGMTKKPMRILELGTAIGYSSILLSGILLPDGKIDTIERYELMVERAKSNIKKANLEDVINIINGDALEVLKCLDKQYDIVFLDAAKGQYPEFLPECLRLLSPGGLLISDNILYKGMIANDELVVRRKKTIVKRLRSYLNILCNSENLETSIIPIGDGVALSYKK; from the coding sequence ATGATATGTTATGACTACATAAACGATTACATTCGCAATACCATCAAAAAGAACGAAGGAATCCTTAAAGATATGGAAGACTTCGCCGCAGAAAACCATGTACCTATAGTACATCCGGAAGTAGCAAAACTGCTGCAGGTAATAGGTATGACAAAAAAGCCCATGCGTATCCTTGAGCTTGGCACAGCTATAGGCTATTCGTCTATTCTGCTTTCAGGGATTTTACTGCCTGACGGTAAAATCGACACAATAGAAAGATATGAATTGATGGTTGAAAGAGCAAAAAGTAATATAAAAAAGGCCAATCTTGAAGATGTAATTAATATTATTAACGGTGATGCACTAGAAGTTTTAAAGTGTCTGGACAAACAGTATGATATTGTTTTTTTGGATGCTGCAAAGGGACAGTACCCCGAGTTTCTTCCGGAATGTCTCAGGCTGCTCTCCCCTGGAGGTCTATTGATTTCTGATAACATTCTCTATAAGGGAATGATTGCAAATGATGAACTTGTCGTAAGAAGAAAAAAAACAATTGTAAAACGCTTAAGGAGCTATCTCAATATATTATGCAACTCGGAAAATTTAGAAACAAGTATAATACCTATTGGAGACGGTGTTGCTTTAAGTTATAAAAAATAG